A part of Miscanthus floridulus cultivar M001 chromosome 6, ASM1932011v1, whole genome shotgun sequence genomic DNA contains:
- the LOC136460888 gene encoding uncharacterized protein: MEIDTRCCMCNRLDEDGGHLLLKCKEVKQVWRELNLESVRSRLIEAVSPMQMMERVMELEEKKKLTVIRLLWLWWGELNSFRGVVQRLATEVAFITALQADKFQTTKISSLNREGKVPEIRQTYRWLKPPEGVLKINSDGAFKCNERTGGWGFVIRDDRGAVVKAGAAAGHFLTDAFHAELLGFLAGLKKLQEWALLMFVIVSVIK, encoded by the exons ATGGAGATTGATACACGGTGCTGCATGTGCAATCGTCTTGATGAGGATGGCGGGCACCTGTTATTGAAGTGCAAGGAGGTGAAACAAGTATGGCGTGAACTGAATTTAGAATCGGTGAGGAGCAGATTGATTGAAGCAGTGTCTCCGATGCAAATGATGGAACGCGTGATGGAACTGGAAGAGAAAAAGAAACTAACAGTGATCAGGCTCCTGTGGCTTTGGTGGGGAGAACTGAATAGTTTCAGAGGAGTCGTCCAGCGGCTAGCAACGGAAGTAGCTTTCATCACTGCACTTCAAGCTGATAAATTCCAGACAACGAAAATTTCATCACTGAATCGAGAGGGCAAAGTGCCGGAAATACGTCAGACTTACAGATGGTTAAAACCACCGGAAGGAGTGCTGAAGATTAATTCTGACGGGGCGTTTAAATGCAATGAGAGGACTGGAGGGTGGGGCTTCGTCATTAGGGATGATCGGGGGGCTGTGGTGAAAGCCGGCGCAGCTGCTGGACATTTCCTCACTGACGCTTTTCATGCTGAACTACTGGGTTTCCTAGCAGGCCTGAAGAAGCTGCAAGAATGGGCATTGCTCA TGTTTGTCATCGTCTCTGTAATAAAGTAG